A genome region from Akkermansiaceae bacterium includes the following:
- a CDS encoding type II toxin-antitoxin system VapC family toxin: MILLDTNVLIDGFDHSAPLNGWASGLIRSGLLGDGVAVNPVILAELCVGDLVPETVSERLEALGIVILDLPAVASLRCSHAYAAYLRNRRKQDTPEAPKIPLPDFFIGAHASILDLPLATSDVSRYQTYFPEIKLLSPAGSHPPEPPDPRAR; the protein is encoded by the coding sequence TTGATCCTGCTGGATACCAACGTGCTGATTGATGGGTTCGATCACTCAGCGCCACTGAACGGGTGGGCTTCCGGCCTGATCCGCAGCGGTCTGCTCGGTGATGGCGTCGCGGTGAATCCTGTGATTCTCGCCGAGCTTTGTGTCGGCGATCTGGTTCCTGAAACCGTCTCAGAACGACTCGAAGCCCTCGGGATCGTCATTTTGGATCTCCCGGCCGTCGCGAGTCTCCGCTGCTCCCACGCTTATGCGGCCTACCTGCGGAACCGCCGCAAACAGGATACGCCCGAAGCTCCGAAGATCCCGCTCCCGGATTTTTTCATCGGGGCGCACGCGTCCATATTGGATCTTCCGCTGGCCACCTCGGATGTCAGCCGATACCAGACTTACTTTCCGGAAATCAAACTTCTCTCTCCAGCAGGATCTCATCCCCCAGAACCACCAGATCCACGCGCCCGCTGA
- a CDS encoding PEP-CTERM sorting domain-containing protein translates to MKTQETATTPPPNFSQVNGPITFDGGTLNLGPNAATSASMIATQFIINSNGASFQSGFSGRNLTLQGTLTGVGDILIFGNGGTRVVTFTNLLSYTGDIRVTQDMGIAFGIDYTFTGGLDLTTAASSLKVQNGQTLTFTQGKLVDFVNGAVAEGTYTGTSLAALGANYQDFGGTIVVTAVPEPSVALLAALGVLGLLRRRRN, encoded by the coding sequence ATGAAGACGCAGGAGACCGCTACCACCCCTCCTCCTAACTTTTCCCAAGTCAACGGACCGATCACCTTTGACGGCGGCACGTTGAACCTTGGCCCCAACGCCGCGACCAGCGCGAGTATGATCGCCACCCAGTTCATCATCAACTCCAACGGAGCGTCATTCCAATCCGGGTTTTCCGGACGAAATCTCACGCTGCAGGGTACTTTGACAGGAGTTGGCGATATTCTCATTTTCGGCAACGGCGGGACACGGGTCGTCACATTCACCAATCTCTTGTCCTACACCGGCGATATCAGAGTCACCCAGGACATGGGGATTGCTTTTGGAATCGATTACACTTTCACCGGTGGACTCGACCTGACCACAGCGGCTTCCAGCCTGAAGGTGCAAAACGGCCAAACCCTGACTTTCACGCAAGGGAAATTGGTCGATTTTGTCAACGGAGCCGTAGCCGAAGGCACATATACGGGCACCAGCTTAGCCGCCCTTGGAGCCAACTACCAGGACTTTGGCGGCACGATCGTTGTCACCGCAGTTCCCGAACCTTCTGTTGCACTTCTTGCCGCGCTTGGTGTTCTGGGACTCCTGCGCCGCCGGCGCAATTAG
- a CDS encoding HEAT repeat domain-containing protein, with product MIRILPAFLSALLIIPCHAAGPRGAMPNPDFTKGDPIPEGARHDWTLGATGMRGWMFSDKLETSDARQISITIVDKGSPADGILAVGDVILGVAGKKFSYDPRTEFGKALTAAEEKSGELSLIAWKAGKEQTVSLKLPVLGAYSATAPFDCPKSALILKQGCTALAERMGEPGYERQSPITRSLNALALLAGGNPQHLPLVKREAEWAAGFSDEGMATWYYGYVITLLAEYHMATGDDSVKPGLRRLAMEAATGQSIVGSWGHKFAGGDGRLVGYGMMNAPGVPLTTSLVLARKAGVNDPEISMAIERSMKLLRFYVGKGSIPYGDHAPWMENHDDNGKNGMAAVLFNILDETAGAEYFSRMSLACHGNERDTGHTGNFWNMTWAVPGIVQSGPHATGAWMKEFGAWSFDLARRWDGAFPHQGPPEKDGDSTRGWDATGAYLLAYAMPLKKTVLTGKRPSIVPQLDPKEAASIINDGKGWSNKNRFAAYDALAGDELLECLGSWSPVVRNRAAMAIARRKDRKATVPALIALLGSTSLETRYGACEALTKLGGDAAPALPALRNLLKEKDMWLRVEAAEALAAIGQPAMATLPDLLTMLAVGPTKEDPRGMEQRYLSFAVFGTMLRQASLEGVDKDLLFRAVTAGLKNEDGRARGSIGSVYRKLSHSEIEPLLPAVLNAVVHPAPSGIMFADQIRMEGLQILSAHRAEEGIRACADYISLQNPWASEKRTPEILKILLSYGAHAKKVVPDLEKTAATFAAGERGFPKHLSLQKAENLRDAIKTINASTDLPKLTRIQATN from the coding sequence ATGATCCGCATTCTGCCCGCCTTTCTCTCCGCCCTCCTCATCATCCCCTGCCACGCGGCAGGCCCAAGGGGCGCAATGCCGAACCCGGATTTCACGAAAGGCGATCCCATCCCGGAAGGCGCGCGCCATGATTGGACGCTCGGCGCCACCGGCATGCGCGGCTGGATGTTCAGCGATAAACTCGAAACCTCGGACGCGCGCCAAATCTCCATCACCATCGTGGACAAGGGCTCCCCGGCGGACGGCATCCTCGCAGTCGGCGATGTGATCCTCGGTGTCGCCGGGAAAAAGTTTTCCTACGATCCGCGCACGGAGTTCGGCAAGGCGCTCACCGCAGCCGAGGAGAAAAGCGGTGAGCTCTCCCTCATCGCCTGGAAGGCGGGCAAGGAGCAAACCGTCAGCCTCAAGCTCCCCGTCCTCGGCGCATACTCCGCCACCGCGCCTTTCGATTGCCCCAAGTCCGCCCTCATCCTGAAACAAGGCTGCACCGCGCTCGCAGAACGCATGGGTGAGCCGGGCTACGAGCGCCAAAGCCCCATCACCCGCTCCCTCAACGCCCTCGCACTCCTCGCCGGCGGAAACCCGCAGCACCTCCCCCTCGTAAAAAGGGAAGCGGAATGGGCCGCCGGGTTTTCCGATGAAGGCATGGCCACCTGGTACTACGGGTATGTCATAACCCTCCTCGCGGAATACCACATGGCCACCGGAGACGATTCCGTAAAACCCGGCCTCCGCCGCCTCGCCATGGAGGCCGCAACCGGCCAGAGCATCGTCGGCTCATGGGGCCACAAGTTCGCCGGTGGGGACGGCCGCCTCGTCGGCTACGGAATGATGAACGCACCCGGCGTCCCCCTCACCACCTCCCTTGTCCTCGCCCGCAAGGCCGGAGTAAATGACCCGGAAATCTCCATGGCCATCGAGCGCAGCATGAAACTCCTGCGCTTCTACGTCGGCAAGGGCTCCATCCCCTACGGCGACCACGCCCCATGGATGGAAAACCACGATGACAACGGCAAGAACGGCATGGCCGCCGTCCTTTTCAACATCCTCGATGAAACCGCCGGAGCCGAGTATTTCTCCAGGATGTCCCTCGCCTGCCATGGCAACGAGCGCGATACCGGCCACACCGGGAACTTCTGGAACATGACCTGGGCCGTCCCCGGCATCGTCCAGTCCGGCCCACACGCCACCGGCGCATGGATGAAGGAATTCGGCGCCTGGTCCTTCGATCTCGCACGCCGCTGGGATGGAGCATTCCCTCACCAGGGTCCGCCGGAAAAGGACGGCGATAGCACCCGCGGCTGGGATGCCACCGGTGCCTACCTCCTGGCCTACGCCATGCCCCTGAAAAAAACCGTCCTGACCGGAAAACGCCCGTCCATAGTGCCCCAGCTCGATCCCAAGGAAGCCGCCTCCATCATCAACGATGGCAAGGGCTGGTCCAACAAGAACCGCTTCGCTGCTTACGATGCACTCGCGGGCGATGAACTCCTCGAGTGCCTCGGCAGCTGGTCTCCCGTCGTCCGCAACCGCGCCGCCATGGCCATCGCCCGCCGCAAGGACAGGAAAGCCACGGTCCCCGCACTCATCGCATTGCTCGGCTCCACCTCGCTGGAAACACGCTACGGTGCCTGCGAGGCTCTCACCAAACTTGGCGGCGATGCCGCTCCCGCCCTTCCCGCACTGCGCAACCTCCTCAAGGAAAAGGACATGTGGCTGCGCGTCGAGGCCGCGGAAGCCTTGGCGGCCATCGGCCAACCGGCCATGGCAACCCTGCCGGATCTCCTCACCATGCTCGCCGTTGGCCCCACCAAGGAGGATCCGCGCGGCATGGAGCAGCGCTACCTCAGCTTCGCCGTTTTCGGGACAATGCTCCGGCAGGCTTCGCTCGAGGGGGTCGACAAGGATCTCCTCTTCCGGGCGGTCACCGCAGGATTGAAAAACGAGGATGGACGCGCGCGCGGCAGCATCGGCTCGGTGTACAGGAAACTCAGCCATTCGGAAATCGAACCCCTGCTCCCCGCCGTCCTCAATGCCGTCGTCCACCCCGCCCCCAGCGGGATCATGTTCGCAGACCAGATCCGCATGGAAGGACTCCAGATCCTCAGCGCCCACCGCGCCGAGGAAGGCATCCGGGCCTGCGCCGATTACATCAGCCTCCAGAACCCTTGGGCCAGCGAAAAGCGCACCCCGGAAATCCTGAAAATTCTCCTCAGCTACGGGGCGCATGCGAAAAAGGTGGTTCCCGATCTTGAAAAGACCGCCGCCACATTCGCAGCGGGCGAAAGGGGTTTCCCAAAACACCTCAGCTTGCAGAAAGCGGAGAACCTCCGTGATGCAATCAAGACCATCAACGCATCCACCGACCTCCCGAAACTCACACGTATCCAGGCCACAAATTGA
- a CDS encoding CopG family transcriptional regulator, whose translation MRTTLNLDDDVLAIAKSLAVRQKKPVGEVVSAIFRKGLAPSDPPRPSRNGITLFPVREGSGEVTPEIIEQLLYDEP comes from the coding sequence ATGAGAACCACCCTGAATCTCGACGACGACGTCCTGGCGATCGCCAAATCCCTTGCAGTTCGGCAGAAAAAGCCTGTCGGTGAGGTAGTTTCCGCCATTTTCCGCAAAGGTCTTGCACCATCGGATCCGCCCCGTCCCAGTCGCAACGGCATCACCCTTTTTCCAGTTAGGGAAGGATCTGGAGAAGTGACTCCGGAAATCATCGAACAGCTTCTCTACGACGAGCCGTGA
- a CDS encoding PEP-CTERM sorting domain-containing protein, with the protein MKATNVDTMITTVRLFFIIAATSQALSIGSAGAAVIASTNFNGQTIVTNTASNLGWTLNGVNDPGSMSAFVAATATTQNLFNTNTFNQNQFAPALNVGNGNTFWRTSVNLTVTAGNVVSLTDVTFDHWAINGSGVQNVNRRSDFTITLFDPSNTPVAGGTVSAVDVFNGASPGVSTPVTLTFASAVALSATGTYRLQIDAGELGGADETGNHAGIDNLSINGTVTPVPEPTSLAISVLGFLGLALRRKRAA; encoded by the coding sequence ATGAAAGCGACAAATGTGGACACCATGATAACGACAGTGAGATTGTTTTTCATCATCGCCGCCACGTCGCAGGCTCTCTCTATCGGTTCTGCAGGCGCAGCCGTGATCGCCTCGACAAATTTCAATGGTCAGACGATCGTTACCAACACCGCATCGAATCTGGGCTGGACTCTTAATGGTGTCAATGACCCTGGCTCGATGTCCGCCTTTGTAGCAGCCACTGCCACAACCCAGAACTTATTCAACACAAACACCTTCAACCAGAACCAGTTCGCCCCCGCGCTGAATGTCGGCAACGGCAACACCTTTTGGAGAACCTCTGTCAATCTCACCGTGACAGCCGGGAACGTCGTGAGTTTGACGGATGTGACCTTTGATCATTGGGCGATCAACGGTAGTGGCGTACAAAACGTAAACCGCAGGTCTGACTTTACAATCACGCTCTTTGATCCCTCCAACACACCCGTCGCCGGAGGGACAGTCTCGGCAGTAGATGTGTTCAACGGCGCATCCCCCGGGGTTTCGACCCCCGTAACGCTTACGTTCGCTTCCGCGGTGGCACTCAGCGCGACAGGAACCTATCGCCTCCAAATCGACGCTGGTGAACTCGGGGGCGCTGACGAGACTGGCAACCACGCTGGCATCGACAACCTCTCCATCAACGGAACCGTCACCCCCGTGCCCGAGCCTACCTCACTCGCCATCTCCGTACTCGGATTCCTCGGTCTTGCCCTGCGCCGTAAACGCGCGGCCTGA
- a CDS encoding aspartate 1-decarboxylase — translation MFKKIISEKPPLREVLKSKLHRAVITEADVEYEGSIEIPRDLMDAADLWPGEKVLVASITTGARLETYVLEGPPNTGKILINGGAAHLIKKGERVAIMAFGYTDEPIKPKNLLMGDNNEILRDR, via the coding sequence ATGTTCAAGAAGATCATCTCAGAAAAACCTCCTCTCCGCGAGGTTCTGAAATCAAAGCTCCACCGCGCGGTCATCACAGAGGCGGATGTGGAGTATGAGGGTAGCATAGAAATCCCCCGCGATCTCATGGACGCAGCCGATCTCTGGCCCGGGGAAAAGGTGCTGGTCGCCTCCATCACCACCGGTGCCCGTCTGGAAACCTACGTCCTTGAGGGACCTCCCAACACCGGCAAAATCCTCATCAACGGCGGCGCCGCCCACCTGATCAAAAAGGGCGAGCGCGTCGCCATCATGGCCTTCGGATACACCGATGAGCCGATCAAGCCCAAGAACCTCCTCATGGGCGACAACAACGAGATCCTTCGGGATCGTTAG
- a CDS encoding 16S rRNA (uracil(1498)-N(3))-methyltransferase, with the protein MPRSYLPPSEWTETPHLSGDEAKHLTQVLRIQPGQWITVFDGLGNFAEAKVLSVSKQRVDLMLDLAQAKEPPLPEITLAQAIPKGKNMDWIVQKAVELGVSRIQPIVTRHTIVSPGDEKAEKWRRTALEACKQCAQFTIPIIEDPLPFGEWLAQHDSSALRLIASLADNTLNFRETLAAHPELGSVTMLIGPEGDFSPEETQAALAAGFVPVTLGDLVLRVETATLFCLSALRFQYI; encoded by the coding sequence ATGCCTCGCTCCTACCTCCCTCCTTCCGAATGGACGGAAACTCCCCACCTCTCCGGCGATGAGGCCAAGCACCTCACGCAAGTCCTCCGCATCCAGCCGGGCCAATGGATCACCGTCTTCGATGGACTCGGGAATTTCGCGGAGGCGAAGGTGCTTTCCGTTTCCAAGCAGCGGGTCGACCTGATGCTCGATCTCGCGCAGGCCAAGGAGCCCCCTCTCCCGGAAATCACCCTCGCCCAAGCGATCCCAAAAGGGAAAAACATGGATTGGATCGTACAGAAAGCCGTCGAACTCGGCGTTTCAAGAATCCAGCCTATCGTCACCCGGCACACGATCGTCTCGCCAGGGGATGAGAAAGCGGAGAAATGGAGGCGCACCGCGCTGGAAGCCTGCAAGCAATGCGCTCAGTTCACCATCCCCATCATCGAAGACCCCCTGCCCTTCGGTGAGTGGTTGGCGCAGCACGATTCCTCCGCACTGAGGCTCATCGCCTCCCTCGCCGATAACACCCTGAATTTCCGAGAAACACTCGCCGCCCACCCGGAGCTTGGCTCCGTCACCATGCTCATCGGCCCGGAAGGCGATTTCTCACCGGAGGAAACGCAGGCCGCGCTCGCCGCCGGGTTTGTCCCCGTCACCCTCGGCGATCTCGTCCTGCGCGTGGAAACCGCCACCCTGTTCTGCCTTTCCGCACTGCGTTTCCAATACATCTAA
- a CDS encoding dihydroorotase has translation MSLLLQNARIASESSPDLLSADVLIQDGIIRKITKGITAPNDCRTIDCKGGVLCPGFFDAHVHFREPGQEQKENIASGSEAAINGGITGIVMMPNTSPALDSGASVRTILESGKRNSRIPIFTSGCVTKGREGKELAAIDGMREAGVKMLTDDGDTTLNSSILYRAMQYASEFGMFFASHCEVPELAGPRALNDGAVSYKLGISGSPACAEEIIIDRDIRLAHATGAHIHIQHVSSKMGMETIRWWKSRGDVKVTAEVSPHHLLFTDEHIGDFDTHYKMNPPLRTKADNEALLEGLLDGTFDLIATDHAPHTPFEKAQDFVSAPNGITGLDTAVVSLYHHFIKPGKFGWDTLVKKYSAEPRRLMSLEVPTIAEGQPANLTLFNTEATSTFTKDFMKSKSQNTPFLEKTLSGRVDLVVLGDEILLEREV, from the coding sequence ATGAGCCTGCTCCTGCAAAATGCCCGCATCGCCTCGGAATCATCCCCGGATCTCCTCTCCGCCGATGTGTTGATCCAGGATGGGATCATCCGGAAAATCACAAAAGGCATCACCGCACCAAATGACTGCCGCACCATCGACTGCAAGGGCGGCGTCCTCTGCCCCGGCTTCTTCGATGCACACGTCCATTTCCGCGAGCCGGGCCAGGAGCAGAAGGAAAACATCGCCTCCGGCTCCGAGGCGGCGATCAATGGCGGGATCACCGGGATCGTGATGATGCCGAACACCTCCCCCGCCCTCGACTCGGGCGCATCTGTCAGGACGATCCTTGAATCCGGGAAACGCAATTCCCGCATCCCGATTTTCACCTCCGGCTGTGTCACCAAAGGCCGCGAAGGCAAAGAGCTCGCCGCCATCGACGGGATGCGCGAGGCAGGCGTGAAAATGCTCACCGACGATGGCGACACCACGCTCAACTCCTCCATCCTCTACCGCGCCATGCAATACGCCTCCGAGTTCGGCATGTTCTTCGCCTCACACTGTGAGGTTCCGGAGCTCGCCGGCCCGCGTGCACTCAATGATGGTGCGGTTTCCTACAAGCTCGGCATCAGCGGCTCCCCTGCCTGCGCGGAGGAAATCATCATCGACCGCGATATCCGCCTCGCCCACGCCACCGGCGCTCACATCCACATCCAGCATGTTTCCTCGAAGATGGGTATGGAAACCATCCGCTGGTGGAAATCACGCGGCGATGTAAAGGTCACCGCCGAGGTCTCGCCCCACCATCTCCTCTTCACCGACGAGCACATCGGCGACTTCGACACCCACTACAAGATGAACCCGCCGCTGCGGACGAAGGCGGACAACGAAGCCCTGTTAGAGGGATTGCTCGACGGCACGTTTGATCTGATCGCCACCGACCACGCACCGCACACCCCCTTCGAGAAAGCCCAGGATTTCGTCTCCGCGCCGAACGGTATCACCGGCCTCGATACCGCGGTCGTCTCCCTCTACCACCACTTCATCAAACCCGGGAAATTTGGCTGGGACACCCTCGTCAAAAAATACTCCGCCGAGCCCCGCCGCCTCATGTCGCTGGAAGTGCCGACCATCGCCGAAGGCCAGCCCGCGAACCTCACCCTCTTCAACACCGAGGCCACCAGCACCTTCACCAAGGACTTCATGAAATCGAAATCCCAGAACACCCCCTTCCTCGAAAAGACGCTCAGCGGGCGCGTGGATCTGGTGGTTCTGGGGGATGAGATCCTGCTGGAGAGAGAAGTTTGA
- a CDS encoding aminodeoxychorismate/anthranilate synthase component II has protein sequence MLLILDNYDSFTYNLVQYFGELGVEMKIFRNDALTVNEVKALAPQRICISPGPCTPNEAGISLDLIREMGATTPILGVCLGHQSIGQVYGGDVVRADRLMHGKTSPIHHNGTSVFAGLPDPFEATRYHSLIVKRETLPDCLEITAWTAENEIMGLRHKEHPVHGVQFHPESILTEHGKQMLETFLRL, from the coding sequence ATGCTACTCATTCTCGATAACTACGATTCATTCACCTACAACCTCGTCCAGTACTTCGGCGAGCTGGGCGTGGAGATGAAAATCTTCCGCAACGACGCACTCACCGTCAACGAGGTGAAAGCCCTCGCCCCGCAGCGGATCTGCATTTCCCCCGGCCCCTGCACGCCGAACGAGGCGGGCATCTCCCTCGATCTCATCCGGGAAATGGGAGCCACAACGCCCATACTCGGTGTCTGCCTCGGCCACCAGTCCATCGGCCAGGTCTATGGCGGCGATGTCGTCCGCGCCGACAGGCTGATGCACGGCAAGACCTCGCCCATCCACCACAACGGCACCAGCGTCTTCGCCGGCCTGCCCGATCCCTTCGAAGCCACGCGCTACCATTCCCTCATCGTGAAACGCGAGACCCTCCCAGACTGCCTGGAAATCACCGCATGGACCGCCGAAAACGAGATCATGGGCCTCCGCCACAAGGAACACCCCGTCCACGGCGTCCAGTTCCACCCGGAGTCCATCCTCACCGAGCATGGAAAGCAGATGCTGGAAACATTCCTCAGGCTCTGA
- a CDS encoding c-type cytochrome: MFVLETTRKMHNVLPVTDLFPPSPFRQTYPIVLALYAGITALGASPVIPGFHAKHPLDEAQQGAVLITELRCAACHEGSSPSAPLSAPDLSEVGSRLNPDFIRKFIENPHSNDPATAMPDLLGGLPEPERKEIAASVTAYLLSLGKSEPTPDPGPAPQDGSGSELYHEAGCVACHSPLEKAGAEPLKGAVGLGHVGAKYRPGGLADFLQDPLKVRPDGRMPDMKLSRQEAELLAAFLIGNEAQKPAAPEGGEDRIAAGKKAFTELRCDSCHAVEGNKPALASSKPFAAMDLNAGCLSEKPGSAPDYQLSAIQRTAIRKALATKPSAPKTADAVKMRLTALNCISCHQRDDYGGVSPDLDSYFHSTEEALGNESRIPPTLTDVGWKLRPDWMNKVLYEAERVRPYMKTRMPQYGTEALDGLPGQLHDVDQREPFDFPPIPQAEDRNVRDAATELLGDKGLNCIACHNYNGKESPGMKGLDIMTSYQRLQPGWYNEFMLNPAKFRPGIIMPSFWPDGKALRADILGGDTEAQIAALWHNFSLGRSARDPSGLRVEEPEITVGDTAVTYRGRSQVAGYRGIAVGFPGGLNYAFNAQTGALSAIWTGKFVRVGWNGQGSGNFTPLEKAIQLPQDVAFLTEPKDPWPLAPIRSKENPVNPDPLYPRQHGYAFKGYSIGENGIPTFRYKSGEVSIEDASHTLSIDSKTVLRRNLTFTTKKATSIHFRALTGNIETRAGNIFKNEDISLTFLQSKEGASIAESKSSAGEAIVTIALPAGTSKLTLDYAPLR; encoded by the coding sequence ATGTTCGTTCTGGAAACGACACGGAAAATGCATAATGTCCTGCCTGTGACCGACCTTTTCCCTCCCAGTCCATTCAGGCAAACCTATCCCATTGTGCTTGCCCTGTATGCGGGAATCACGGCTCTTGGCGCCTCCCCCGTCATCCCCGGCTTCCATGCGAAGCATCCTCTCGATGAGGCACAACAAGGAGCCGTCCTCATCACGGAACTGCGCTGCGCCGCCTGCCACGAGGGCAGCTCACCGTCCGCTCCCCTTTCCGCTCCGGATCTCTCCGAGGTCGGCTCGCGCCTGAACCCGGATTTCATCAGGAAATTCATCGAGAACCCCCATTCAAACGATCCCGCAACGGCCATGCCGGATCTTCTCGGCGGCCTTCCGGAACCGGAGCGGAAGGAAATCGCCGCATCGGTCACCGCCTACCTGCTTTCACTCGGGAAATCCGAACCCACCCCCGATCCCGGGCCTGCGCCGCAGGATGGCAGCGGCTCGGAGCTTTATCATGAGGCTGGCTGCGTCGCCTGCCATTCCCCGCTCGAAAAGGCTGGCGCGGAGCCACTCAAGGGCGCGGTTGGACTCGGCCACGTCGGCGCGAAATACCGTCCCGGCGGCTTGGCCGATTTCCTTCAGGATCCGCTCAAGGTCAGGCCGGACGGGCGGATGCCGGACATGAAGCTCAGCCGCCAGGAGGCGGAGCTTCTCGCCGCGTTCCTCATCGGGAACGAAGCTCAAAAACCCGCCGCCCCGGAAGGCGGGGAGGATCGCATCGCCGCAGGTAAGAAGGCCTTCACCGAACTGCGCTGCGATTCCTGCCATGCGGTGGAGGGCAACAAGCCAGCCCTCGCCTCATCCAAGCCGTTTGCCGCCATGGATCTGAATGCCGGATGCCTTTCGGAAAAGCCCGGCAGCGCCCCCGATTACCAGCTCAGCGCCATACAGCGCACTGCCATCCGCAAAGCCCTCGCCACAAAACCCAGCGCCCCGAAAACCGCCGATGCGGTCAAAATGCGGCTGACCGCGCTCAACTGCATTTCCTGCCACCAGCGCGACGATTACGGCGGGGTCTCGCCGGATCTCGATTCCTATTTCCACTCCACCGAGGAAGCGCTCGGCAACGAATCCCGCATCCCCCCCACCCTCACCGATGTCGGTTGGAAACTGCGCCCGGATTGGATGAACAAGGTGCTCTACGAGGCCGAGCGCGTGCGCCCCTACATGAAAACAAGGATGCCCCAGTACGGCACCGAGGCGCTCGATGGCCTGCCCGGCCAACTCCACGATGTTGACCAACGGGAGCCGTTCGATTTCCCTCCCATCCCGCAGGCCGAGGACAGGAACGTTCGCGACGCCGCCACGGAACTGCTAGGAGACAAGGGGCTCAACTGCATCGCCTGCCACAACTACAACGGCAAGGAATCCCCCGGCATGAAGGGGCTTGATATCATGACCTCCTACCAGCGCCTCCAGCCGGGTTGGTACAACGAGTTCATGCTCAACCCCGCGAAGTTTCGCCCCGGCATCATCATGCCCTCCTTCTGGCCGGACGGGAAAGCGCTGCGCGCGGACATTCTCGGCGGTGACACCGAGGCCCAGATCGCCGCACTGTGGCACAATTTCTCGCTCGGCCGCTCCGCCCGCGACCCCTCCGGGCTGCGCGTCGAGGAGCCTGAAATCACCGTCGGCGACACGGCGGTAACCTACCGCGGACGAAGCCAGGTCGCCGGATACCGCGGCATCGCCGTGGGCTTTCCCGGCGGACTGAACTACGCCTTCAACGCCCAGACCGGCGCACTCTCCGCAATCTGGACGGGGAAATTTGTCAGGGTCGGCTGGAACGGCCAGGGTTCCGGAAATTTCACACCCCTGGAAAAGGCGATCCAGCTCCCGCAGGATGTCGCGTTCCTCACCGAGCCGAAGGATCCCTGGCCGCTCGCCCCGATCAGATCCAAGGAAAATCCCGTCAACCCGGATCCGCTCTACCCACGCCAGCACGGCTACGCTTTCAAGGGCTATTCGATCGGCGAGAACGGCATCCCGACTTTCCGCTACAAATCCGGGGAAGTATCCATCGAGGATGCCTCCCACACGCTCAGCATTGACTCAAAAACCGTCCTTCGCCGGAACCTGACATTCACAACAAAGAAGGCCACTTCGATCCATTTCCGAGCCCTGACAGGAAACATTGAGACGAGAGCCGGCAACATCTTCAAAAACGAGGACATCTCCCTGACTTTCTTACAAAGCAAGGAAGGTGCGTCGATCGCTGAAAGCAAATCATCAGCTGGCGAAGCTATCGTGACCATCGCCCTCCCCGCCGGGACTTCCAAACTCACCCTTGATTATGCACCTCTCCGCTAA